In Lycium barbarum isolate Lr01 chromosome 9, ASM1917538v2, whole genome shotgun sequence, the DNA window aaaagtgatattTATATGTAAAACTCAATGACCTTTTGAGAATTTACTCTTAAAAAGAGAAGAAATTGCACGTTTGTCCCTCAAATGGGtgagtctttaatttttgtccttcaaacaGGTCGGTTTTTTATTTTGTCCTTTAATATCAAATTTATGTCTAGTGGGGCATACTTTTTTAAAGAGCGCAGACATAActtatgagatattatgatgtgaaaatataaatttatgccctGCTAaaagtttcaatttgtttgtttcATTTTGACTTGACatggagtttaaaaaataaagaagccTTTTAAATCTCATGTTCTTAAACTAAAAACGTGTAAAAAGTCTCAAAAagtcctttaatcttgtggtcttaaatatatCATGTGAAAAGTTAGAATTAAAGAGTtagcgaaaaagaaaaaaagacatgCCTTTTTAAacgaactacaacaacaataacatacccagtaaaATCCCCCATAATGAGATATGAGGTggataaagtgtacgcagaccttacccctatcttaaGAGGTAAAAAAACTATTTCCGATAAATCCTCGATACAAAGACAAGCAGTATAAAAGATAtgaaaaaatattatttaaaaaagCTGGCTGAAAAATAAAGAAGGAGTAACTACcgcaaacaaattgaaacatagGGAATATTTGTTAGAGGATAAAAAATAAAGACCAATACAAAATAGGAGCAAAAGTGTAAATGACCCGTATAAAAACCTTCTTCGGCCCATGCTAATTGGCTATGGAAGGATTAATGGCGGGAGACCCGAAAAAAAGTTTAAATTCCTCAAAATTTACCCTTTTTGTAAAACGCGGGCGTTAAAAAAAGGGTCCCTGTCCCCAAAACCAAGCACGCCCCATAAACATTTCATTTTTATCCCGAAACTACCCCCACACACACTACACACACTACACACACTAATTACGCTGCATCACACCTTTCCTCATCTCCTCTCCCATGGAGAACAACAACCAGAAGCACAGCGAACGTTCTTCGTCAAGCTCTGGTAGGAAAAGCTTAAAGAGAAAGCTAGTCGAAGATCTCATCGATGACGTGGATCGGAACAGCGTTCTAGAATCTTCTGAAGATGCTCAACAAGATCTGGCGCGTGAAGTTCGTACCCAAGTAGAGATTCTAGaatcttccttttcttcatcTGAATCAGATCGCGCGTCTTCTAAACGCGCTATACATGTTCTCTCTGAATTAGCTAAAAACGGTAAGGCTAAAACTCTCCGATTTGGTTTTCATTTCCAGTGAATCAGAATTTTATATGTTTGCTAGTTTAATTTTAGGGAAAATTACGTTCTATgtctatttttggaaaatatttacgcTACATAGCCTGTACTTTGTGTATAGACACCTgatttagcccatatttgtgtataaacaccttttatacactgttatacactttatacaaggttgatatattatgtataatgctttccccCAGCTATAATTAATTAGCCAAAAAGGGTAAGGCAAAAAATCTCGATTTGAGTTCTTTTCATTTCCAGTTGATCAGAATTTTAGATGTTCATGCAGAGAGTTTGCTAGTTTTAATTTTAGGGAAAATTTACGCTCTATgtctattttaaaaaatatttacgaCACGTAGCTCATACATTGTGTATTAACACCCGATTTAGCCTATATTTGTCTATAGACACCTTTTATACACTACttcatctgtttcaatttatgtgaacttatttgaCAGGGCATGGagttttaaacttgtggtgttaaatgagtcaaATGTATtctgtgtggctataaattattgcATAAAGataaattgttttcaaatataaaaatgggtcattctttttggcacggactaataaggaagtaggttcacataaattgaaactgaTGGAGTATTGTACACTTtttacaaggttgatacattatgtataatgctttcccactaggtataatgttgtatatatcGTGACGTAAATATCTTCAAAAGttgtatatttttaaaaatttctcCATTTTATCAGTTTGGGAATGATAATAGGTTTTGATAATTGAGCATTTGTGTTGTGTAGAGGAATTTGTGAACGTAATTGTAGATTGTGGTGCTGTTCCGGCTTTGGTGAAGCATCTACAGCCGCCACCTCATGGGGGTGAAGGTGAAGGTAGTTATATGCCATACGAACATGAGGTTGAGAAAGGAAGTGCTTTTACGCTTGGGCTTCTTGCTATAAAAGTAAGTGTTCAGCTCTTTTTTAGATACTCACtcagtttcaatttgtttgtttgattttgacttGACAAgtagtttaagaaagtaaaaaagTCTTTTGAATCATATGTAGAATGCACCAAAATgacctttaatcttgtggtcttaaacattccatgtggaaagttggaatAAAAAAGTTGccagaaaaggaaaaaaacattcttttaaactatgttgctcggactcgggtgcgggtgtcggatacgggtatggatctagaggtcggactcggcatgatctaaattttaagattcgtgggtacggatacgggtgcggggattcggcaaaaataattcaaaattctaataataTAGCTACAAGAATATGCTTAGATTATGAGAGCTTTTTGTGGAAGCACCTACATGTAGTTTGTACCAAACATGTGATTCAATCTTCCATTCTACTAGGTGCTAGACTGCGTGCTCTGAGAAACTAGTTAAATTTTCtacataatattgaaggtatgccatCTCATGTCTTCAAATCTCTACCTTTTGCTATCTTGAGAAATCACAATCTCaaaatttttctttaatttggtcatgaatttcggtcaaagtatccgatctctattgaccggatccgacacgaattccgtacccaaacccgtgtcgtgtcgtgtcggacacgggtacggcggcaaaagtgaagggtccgagcaacatagcttttAAATGgtctaaaaaggaaagtaagacaaacaagttGAAATAAAGGGAGTTCTTTTAATTTTCTCAGCGTATTATCAGTTGTACTATATTATAGCCATCTTTAGGTGATGTGGTAACTAGAAACTAGTTTCTTTCAGCAGATGATTGTATTTGTATGAATTATCTCATAATTCCGGTGATAGCCAATTATAAAGAAGAGATTGCTTGTGCAGCAGGAGCTATGTATTATATGGAATAAGTAACTATGAATTAGATTTTCATTTTGTTGTATTCTTGTGTACTTGGTTTAATCTATTTGTGCATTCCTTTGCGGCAAGTGAAGAAGACTCAAGTTTCATTAGTAAGGGCATTTACCAAGTATGTCGTTAGGGTGACCGTTGAGGAACTATCATTATGACTTTACATATCTCTTAGACTCTGAAATTATCTGTTAAGAAGAAAGGGTAACAGGCTGGCAATCTCTGAAAGATTATTTTGTGTGCAAATTAAATAAAAGGTTAATTACCTCATTGTCACGCACAGTAGATAATTTCCCATTAGGAACACGTGCAGATCTAAATTAATTTCAACTAGTGTAAGATGAGTGCTGTGAGTTAACTGCCTATTATTAATATATTTACATTCTACTTGAAAAAGAAGCCCTTCCAAATTTGTTCCGTCAGTCAAGATTTATGGCATATAGATGATTTTCAACCTCATCTAACTCATAAACCTAAAGCATTTGTATTTGTTCCTTATGTACCTTCTTAAATTTTTGTGTCTCTTGCTCATAATGAAAAGAACTTTGTTTTCTACTTAATTCTGTATGATCCTTACTTTATGCATATATCAGAGGAGCAGATATTTACTCTCTTTCTTTTTTATATGTTAAACTTTATATCTGACAGCCAGAGCACCAACAACTGATTGTTGATGCTGGAGCTTTGCCTCATCTTGTTAATCTGCTGAAGAGGCACAGAGATGCTCAGAACTCTCGAGCAGTAAATGGTGTTATCCGGCGGGCAGCTGATGCAGTCACGAATCTTGCTCATGAAAACAGTAGCATCAAAACTCGTGTTAGGTAGTTTATTATTATCTGAAAACTGTGTTATTGCAGTATCTACAGAAAGAAGacttctttttcttacttcatcTGTATTTTGTGACTATAGGTTTGAAGGTGGTATCCCTCCACTTGTTGAGTTACTTGAGTTTGTTGATTCAAAGGTGCAGAGAGCAGCTGCAGGATCCTTACGAACGTTAGCATTTAAGAATGATGAGAACAAAAATCAGGTTAATGGCTTACAAATATTTATTTCGAATATCTCTACGGTCATGTCTTCTAGTTATGTTAATTTGTGTGAATGGATTGCAGATTGTGGATTGCAATGCACTCCCCACTCTTATACTGATGCTTCGGTCTGAAGATACTGCTATACACTATGAAGCGGTGAGACATCATTTACTGTCATGCTAAACCAGCATATATTTAGTTAAACCTAGGGTATGCCCTATGCTTCATGTGGTAGTTATCCACAGAACTAATTAAATTGTGGGCAGCAGGTTGGAGTCATTGGAAATCTGGTGCACTCATCACCAAATATCAAGAAAGAAGTTCTTCTTGCAGGAGCTTTACAACCTGTAATTGGGTTACTTAGGTATAATCAACTCTCATAACTTTCGAGCAATCTGATCATATCAACATTTCTGGTAGCTGCATTATTATTTGCAGAGTCCTGTAGAAGGACCTACCTGTGTAGTTATATGGTCCCTCCTTTTTTTCCTGTGTAGTTTGATGAGCTATAAATCTTGTATGCCAGTTCGTCCTGTTCGGAGAGCCAAAGGGAAGCTGCTTTACTGCTGGGACAATTTGCAGCAACCGATTCAGACTGTAAGGTTGATTGAACTAATAAACTCTATTTCCTTCTTAAATGCAGAAACTATTTTTCCAAGTAGCATTACTGAGCTACTTAAATTACACCCAGTGTAATGTATTTGAAACTCTTGCAGATTCATATTGTTCAAAGAGGTGCAGTTCCACCACTAATTGAGATGCTTCAATCTCCAGATGCTCAGCTTAGGGAAATGTCAGCCTTTGCCCTAGGGAGGTTGGCGCAGGTGGTAATTTATCTGATAAATCTTGAGTAGCACAACTTTCTTATACATGTCATGATAATTTTTCCATTCTTCCTTTTAGTATAAGGACTTGGACTATTGGTTGTGTGATGAAAGCTTGCCATTCAAGAATTATCTTTCCTTCTTTCACATGTTCTTTGGGATGATTTATCACAAACTTGCATTTTGATGATTACTGATTTTGGTTTTTCAATTGTGACCTCTTTTATATGTATTGTCCACATTTTATAAATGAAATCTTATTACTTAACCGTAAGGAAAGTAAAGGAAGTAAATCATGTTGTGATTGGTGTTCCCATTGAATTATTGATTATGCAGTTGCTGCGAAAGGTTTCTATTTAAAAAATGTTTGTTTCTGACAATCCTTTATAGACGACCAACAGTTAATTCACATAGTTTGTAATTTTGTACGACTCCTACCTAGGAGTATGTAAAGGAATCTCTAAGACAATAAGAAATTGGTGCTTTTGGGCACAAACACTATTGAAGGACAATAGTAATGAACTAATGATTTCCTAATATGGAAGTTTAATCTACCCTAACCTTCCGGAGGCTGTAGTATTGAGCCTGAGAAAAATCGTAAACTGAGTTTAATAATGTAATTTTTATCACTTAATTTTCTGAAACTGCTTGATCTCTTGTGATTTACAGTTTCTACTGACAGGCTTCTACAGATTTGTATCAGTTTCCTCATCAGTAAATCTGTTTTAGATGTAGATAAATGATATGTACCTCTCTACCTCACAACTTTTTGGTGCATGTTCTACAATCACACTATAACAGTTTTGAGGAGTAACATTGATTGAAATTTTAATAGCCCAAGCAGAATGGTATATCAAGATACTGTGATGTTCCTTATTATGGTACATGAGTATTTTTACTTCTTACTCTCTTGGAGCTCCTATTTAAATTGAAATGTGATGAATGAAGGTGCAAGAGCATTTCTTTCTGTTCTTCTTTCTCATAGCACTATGTTTGAGTTGAGGATTTAGTACGACATTGTTGACTGGGTGTTAGTGGTTCCGTGATGTTCAGGATACACACAATCAGGCTGGTATTGCTCACTGTGGTGGAATTATCCCATTGTTGAAGCTCCTTGATTCAAAAAATGGATCATTGCAACATAATGCTGCATTTGCTCTTTACGGGCTTGCTGATAATGAGGTGTTGCATGTTATCAAATCATATATTCTTTGATTATAATCAGTTTCATGCACTTAATTCTTCTTTAGACTTACTGTGACTTTCTGCTATAGGATAATGTTGCTGATCTTGTAAAGGTTGGAGGTGTTCAAAAGCTTCAGGATGGAGAATTTATTGTCCAAGTATGATGTCttgacttcctttcttttggattTTATGTTTTCTCTCAAGGATAAGTGCCTTTGTTACCTTAAATGAGTTTTCATTATTCTCTTTTTGCATATTGCCGTGGCCTCCTAAATTGAGTTCACTGACTATGCAGCCTACTAGAGATTGTGTAGCGAAGACATTGAAGAGATTAGAAGAGAAGATCCATGGACGAGTGAGTTTCTATTTCTTAAATTATTTGCTTGTGTAAGTTTTCTCTTTGGCAATGAAGGGCATGATTCATACAGGAGAATAATAAACCATGAGTGTGTTTCTTTTGCTACGGATAGCAAACTTTTTGTCACATGAATGCAATTTACCTCTGTTTTCCACATTTTAACTTTTACTTTTCTCAAATTTCTTTTGTTAAATCTTATAGGGTTATTCGTGATTATATGTAATATGTTTGTCCTTTTTTGGTAGATATTGGGCCATCTGTTATATTTGATGCGCATTGGGGAGAAGGTTATTCAGAGACGAGTTGCT includes these proteins:
- the LOC132610958 gene encoding ARM REPEAT PROTEIN INTERACTING WITH ABF2-like isoform X2; this translates as MENNNQKHSERSSSSSGRKSLKRKLVEDLIDDVDRNSVLESSEDAQQDLAREVRTQVEILESSFSSSESDRASSKRAIHVLSELAKNEEFVNVIVDCGAVPALVKHLQPPPHGGEGEGSYMPYEHEVEKGSAFTLGLLAIKPEHQQLIVDAGALPHLVNLLKRHRDAQNSRAVNGVIRRAADAVTNLAHENSSIKTRVRFEGGIPPLVELLEFVDSKVQRAAAGSLRTLAFKNDENKNQIVDCNALPTLILMLRSEDTAIHYEAVGVIGNLVHSSPNIKKEVLLAGALQPVIGLLSSSCSESQREAALLLGQFAATDSDCKIHIVQRGAVPPLIEMLQSPDAQLREMSAFALGRLAQDTHNQAGIAHCGGIIPLLKLLDSKNGSLQHNAAFALYGLADNEDNVADLVKVGGVQKLQDGEFIVQPTRDCVAKTLKRLEEKIHGRILGHLLYLMRIGEKVIQRRVALALAHLCSPDDQKTIFIDNNGLELLLELLESTNLKHQRDGSVALCKLANKASSLSQVDAAPPSPVPQVYLGEQYVNNSTLSDVTFLVEGKRFYAHRICLLASSDAFRAMFDGGYRERDAKDIEIPNIRWDIFELMMRYIYTGSVDVNLDVAQDLLRAADQYLLEGLKRLCEYAIAQDISVESVSLMFELSEAFNALTLRNACILFILEKFDQLSVMPWYSHLIQRVLPETRSYFVRALTRANQADMRV
- the LOC132610958 gene encoding ARM REPEAT PROTEIN INTERACTING WITH ABF2-like isoform X1; this encodes MENNNQKHSERSSSSSGRKSLKRKLVEDLIDDVDRNSVLESSEDAQQDLAREVRTQVEILESSFSSSESDRASSKRAIHVLSELAKNEEFVNVIVDCGAVPALVKHLQPPPHGGEGEGSYMPYEHEVEKGSAFTLGLLAIKPEHQQLIVDAGALPHLVNLLKRHRDAQNSRAVNGVIRRAADAVTNLAHENSSIKTRVRFEGGIPPLVELLEFVDSKVQRAAAGSLRTLAFKNDENKNQIVDCNALPTLILMLRSEDTAIHYEAVGVIGNLVHSSPNIKKEVLLAGALQPVIGLLSSSCSESQREAALLLGQFAATDSDCKIHIVQRGAVPPLIEMLQSPDAQLREMSAFALGRLAQVDTHNQAGIAHCGGIIPLLKLLDSKNGSLQHNAAFALYGLADNEDNVADLVKVGGVQKLQDGEFIVQPTRDCVAKTLKRLEEKIHGRILGHLLYLMRIGEKVIQRRVALALAHLCSPDDQKTIFIDNNGLELLLELLESTNLKHQRDGSVALCKLANKASSLSQVDAAPPSPVPQVYLGEQYVNNSTLSDVTFLVEGKRFYAHRICLLASSDAFRAMFDGGYRERDAKDIEIPNIRWDIFELMMRYIYTGSVDVNLDVAQDLLRAADQYLLEGLKRLCEYAIAQDISVESVSLMFELSEAFNALTLRNACILFILEKFDQLSVMPWYSHLIQRVLPETRSYFVRALTRANQADMRV